From the genome of Solanum lycopersicum chromosome 7, SLM_r2.1:
AGTCTATCAATATTTGAGTGAAACTAGTGTTAATACTTTCGAAACTTACACCTTTATATGCTTGCTTGTGATTTTGGTAGCCAGACATTGTATTGTTCAACAAACACAAGTGTTGCATTAGTTCTTTGGGCAAATAACAAAAGCAAGATGCATTACTCGTGTGACTAGTCACTCATCGTTTTGCAAGAGATTAACGTATTATTCTtggatgtgaaaaaaaaattaaatttttgctaGGAAAAGCAAATTGAAATTATTCACGATCGGTGGAGTTTGAAGTTAGAATATGATCGGTGCTTTAACGTAgattgaaaatgataaaaattttattgtaaCAAACATGCATGAACCATTTCACAAAGTATGTGTCCGAATTGGTCAAAGTTTTATAGTTAGCTCTCCGCCATCTAGTGCACTATTGTGTGGTAGGAATTATAACTTTTCAAAATCTATATTCCAaagtttaaaattgaaatacgaatcaatttgtaaaataaataagtaaacttcatttaaaatatcattgaaatatttcaaatcttATTTATGTCCAAAGGGACAGATTAATTGTAAATCTTTCCTTGTTTTTTTTCACTTGGTGTAATCTTCTATCTCTCCTTACTCCGGCATAATCCCGTCGACCTTACATCTGAAATCGTCACCGTAACTGCTCTTAACGGAAAAATGAGCACAGTGCCGGAAGAGGCAATCGACGTGATATCACAAAGCATCGGAATAAGCAATTTATCACCGGATGTCTTGCCAGCTCTCGCCGCCGACGTCGAGTACCGTATTCGGGAAATTATGCAGGTGCCTCTTCATATCCAATTTGTCAATCTCTATTTGCTACAGCTGTTCTATTTCATGTTTGAAGCTCGGCGCTCGCATTATTGTATTAAACTTTGCTGTTCGAGATAACAAAAATGttgtgaaattcaaaatttaggtGATTATTGTGCCTCACGTGAATTTATAggattttttggttgataatGTAGGAGGCTATAAAGTGTATGCGCCATTCGAAGAGAACTACTTTATCTACTGATGATGTTGATTCTGCACTCACCTTGAGAAATGTGGAGGTAACTCGCCTATTAACTAAAAAATCTCCAGGATAATAAGTAAGTAGGGTGTGGATTTATCACTAGATTCACTATTTTCAGTGTAGAATTTCTACGAGTTGAAGGCAGTGGTGAGGTTACAGTTACTGCCCTGATGTTCATCCAGCCTTGCTCATTGATAAGATATTTGAATGCTTGTCATTGTATTGACTCTAATCATTTTGTGAAAACTTATCTGTTCTTATTGGTTGTCTTTTATTTTCTGTGTTATATATGTGTGCCTTGCGCAGCCAATATATGGTTTTGCTTCGGGAGATCCCTTACGATTCAGGAGAGCTGCTGGGCATAAGGATTTGTTCTATATTGAAGAGAAGGATATAGAATTCAAAGATGTAAGAAATTTTGAATATCTTCGGTTAGCTACcaactttttttctttggaCTAGAAGTATAGTAAGTTCTCTCTTTCTGCGTTTTAGGTGATTGAAGCACCTCTGCCAAAAGCACCATTAGATACTGCTCTTTTTGCTCATTGGTTAGCTATAGAAGGGGTACAGCCTGCTATTCCCGAAAACCCTCCACTTGAAGGTTCTTCTTTTACAATAACTTAGCAGCAATTACTTGTGTAGCATGTTAACATACATAGATGATGGTTTCTCCAGTTATCTGTTGTTTGTTGTGCGCTGTTTTATCAAGACGATATTGATTCTCATTCTCTTCATTGTCCTGGTTTGGTATTTGTTTCTCTCTGCTCTCTGGCTgcaaaaaatggaagaaaatagtgatgaaacagaaccaattaaaattcataatgGATGTTATTTTATATCTGGAACtcgtcaaaaaataaaatttgtactGGGAACTGACAGATTAATTTCATGGCAGCACTTGTTCCACCTCCTGATAACCAAAAGGCAGAGTATAAGGAGGATGGAGTTCCTGTTGATCTTAAAGTACCTGTTAAGCATGTCTTATCCCGTGAGCTTCAGGTACACCTTGACCAATATGGTTGCGTCCTCTTTGCCCATACCATATGATTCTATCCTTATTCATCTTTGGTTGTTTTGCAGCTTTATTATGACAAGATTACAGAGCTTATCATGAACAAATCCAACTCCCCTCTCTTCAAAGAAGCTTTAGCAAGCTTAGCAACAGACCCTGGGCTCCACCCCTTAGTTCCGTACTTCACATATTTTGTTGCTGATGAGGTAGATATAGGTCAATTCAAGTCCAGTAATGTAACATTTGTAGGTGAGATAAATGATGTAATGATATTCTGTTTTATGTCAGGTTGCACggaatttgaataattttgatCTCCTTTTTGCTTTGATGAGGCTGGTCTGGAGCCTTCTTCAAAATTCTCATTTACATAttgaaccatatgtgagtccCTTGCTGATATCTCAGTGCCATTTACTTCtgtatatttatccttttatttttcaaggGATGCaggataaatttttataatctcTTTCTTTATAAATCTGGTTATCCTTGATGaccatattttataataatttgatgttatttattcattttatttttatagaagGATGCCggataaaacattaataaaaactaACTCTATAAAGCTAGAActcatttttataattgaatttcTCAAACCTTACTATGTCCCTGGAGAATCACGGTGGACACTAAGTAGATGTCTGTTAAGAAAAGAGATGGAGTTAGCTTTCAGGAACAACATGAATTTTCTTTACTCTGACTAAGTTCTTAAATTACTTGTTCATTAAATTAGTCTTATGCATAACTGGAAATTTGGTTTGGGCTTAATCCTGCAACTTTGGGCTTTGGTGCTGAATGACGTTGCTATAGTTGCATCTGTTGATTCTCTTGTTAACCTTTCCAGCTGCACCAGTCGATGCCGTCTGTAATGACATGCCTTGTTGCGAAAAGGCTGGGGAATAAATTCGCTGACGACCATTGGGAGCTAAGGGACTTCACAGCAAAGTTGATTGCTTTAATATGCAGGCGGTAAGGATCTCTTTATTCAGTCGTTCTCTTGGTTTTGTTTCATCAAAGGCTAAGAAAGCATGCATCTCCTATGCTGCCTACTATTTTTATGGAGTCTTAGGGGGGGCAGGGGGtggttatatatttgtataattgttgaCACGTGTAAAGCATATCTTAATCTGCTTGAAACGAAAGTACTTGGCAATTGTTGGTCGTTCACTTCCATGATCTTGGTTAAATCTCCATGGTTTATTGAGACTCTGTCGTTCACAAGTTATTGCTGCGCAGATATGGTCATGTCTATCACAGTCTCCAACCACGTGTCACGAAGACTCTGCTGCATGCTTATCTTGATCCAGCTAAGGCACTGCCACAGCATTATGGAGCAATTCAAGGGCTAGCAGCTCTTGGACCTGGTGTGGTATCTCCTTGATATCCCTTTacttcttttttatcttttcattgTTTCTAAAATTAAAGATATTAGCTATCTGTAATATTTAAATGGGGAACGTGGTCAATTTGGATTTGTATAGCTGACTCAATATTGTTTGGGACTAAGGCACAACTTTTTGTTGCAATATGTGATGCTTATATATTTTGTGTAGGTTCGCCTGCTTGTGCTGCCAAATCTTGAAGCTTATTTGCGATTGTTGGAGCCTGAAATGCAgtttgagaaacaaaaaaatgaagtgAAAAGACATGAAGCTTGGCGCGTATATGGGGCCTTAATGGTAGCTTGCTTGCATGATCCAAGCATTTTTCTTTGTCATTTCATCAACTTATTTCTTTTGTGATGTTTTATGCAGCCTAACATGACTTGTCATTTCGGATTAATATTCTACTTCACTGATGAAGACTCTTCCAACTATGTTTTCGTTTACAGTGCGCTGCGGGTCTATGCATGTATGAGCATTTCAAGATGCTTCCTGCATCTCTGTGTCAATCAAATCAGACATTCCTGAAGAGTCAATTAAAAGTCTTGACTACATTGCCGAGTATGTCTTgaagtttactaattttatCCTTGCTAAACTCAggtttttgaaatatttgtgtTAAATTGTCCACTGAGTGTCTTTCTGCTCTAACTGCCAATACAAAATTCGTTTAGAATGATACATTCTGTAGGATAGATCTCGATAGTCATTAATATCTTAGTTGTGGTCTTGTGGATCAGATTGGCTTCTATTTTTTGATACATGTGGAaattgtatgctaaatttttagaaaaatgccAGCATGTTTCTGTCTGAAACACCTGTGAAGGTTGTAGTGCTCTCACTTGGTATCTAGATACTAATTAGGAACTCAGTAAGCCTCAAATATCTTAAAGCATTTACAGTGAAGAAataatgtgtatatatgtatatcccTATAAGCTTTTGCATTATTGATTCTGTATGTTTCCATGGAAGTCCTCTTCCATGAATGTCTAGTGGCAAATGCAAAATGTTACTTTTGTCATCGTTGATTATCAATACACTTCTCTCAATGCCGTTTCATAATTATCTAGACAAACGCAAAACGAGCATGGACAACATGGTCTCACAGCCGCCAACCAAGAAATTAGTGACAGATGGTCCTACACCAATGCTATCAGATTCTTTGTCAGCAGACATACAAGGAGCTACCGATGGACATGACACAGTTCCGGCTGTTACAGATGGGGATTTATCATCAAGTGACACAGTTCTGGCTGTTACAGATGGGGATTTATCATCAAGTCCACAAGATTTGCAAAATAAGAATGTGACCAATGTGACGAAACCCAGCAAAAGGGAGATTACTGGCGGGCAAAGCCAAAAAACACCAGCTGCTCCTGGTCAGGCCCTGAAGAAGGATATGGATGCTGCAAATTTGTTGCCACCTCTATTTGATTATTTTGGTGAAAGTATGTTATTCTTTGTACCTTCCCCTGAATTGTCATTCTTTTTGTGATCCTCTTCTATGCATCTATATTGTTCACATCTCTGGGTAGTAGTATGTATCTAACGTTTTAATATATACTACATTTTTATACTTTAGACCCCACATCTCAAATATTATTCCTTTAGAAACGATGATCAAGATTCAATAGCTTTAGCCAAGAACACACCCAATGCAATCCCTCAAGTGAAGTCTAGGGAGGGTGAAATGTTCGTAGAAAGGTAGAATTTCCATATCCTAGCTTTGGCCGGGATATGGACTTATGAATGTACAAGTATAATGTTTTTTCACAGCATGTCTCTTCTAACAGATGTGGGTTATCTGCTTATCTTTGTCCCTTTGTGCTGTATATTTCCATAGCCATTCTGTTCCTATGAAATTAGCATTTAACTTCACAGGGTATCAATATTTTTACATGCGTAAAAACGTGCATGTCACAAGAGAGCATAGCTGAATATGCATCTGATAAAGAATAATCACTATCTCTACAGCCACATGCAAACACCAATCAGTTTCCCTTCAGCAAAACATGTTAACTACAAAGGAAGAAACTAAAAAGGAGAGTAATGAAGctgtaaaataaaacaatatgaaGGAGCTAAAAGAACAGCCTTCGAGTAGGTGTCCGTGAGGTTGTTGAAGGTGTGTTTGATGATCTCAGGGTAACAGGTGATGCCATGTTTTCTTTGATTCCTGCCCCCTTCTCGATTAGCTTTGCTCCCCGTGGATCAGATAGAAGTGTCTTCTGAAACGACTGGGTGAAACCAGTTGCAATTATTGTCACGTGTATTTCACCATTGTAACGCTCATCAACAACAGCACCAAATATGATGTTAGCAGAGGGATCAGCTAGACTGGTAACAACCTGTGAGAAACATTGCCAACGTTTAATATAGAGCCAAAGGTTTCTTTAATACTTCTGGAGGTAGGAAGAAcagaagaaagagaaagaaaaagtgTTCATCATTACCTGGGACACCCTATTCACTTCTTGCAAAGTTATGTCTTTTCCTCCTGTAATGTTATATACTACCCCAGTTGCAGATTGAATTGACGACCCAATTAGAGGGGCCAGAGTTGCTTGTTCGGCTGCTTCTTCAGCTCGGTTCTTACTTGATGAAACACCCACTCCGAGCATTGCAGTTCCAGAGTCTTTCATCACTGCCTTTACATCGGCAAAATCCACATTCACAAGCCCAGGAATCTACCGAAAAAGGACCAGTTCATATTATATCTAGATTTATATGCATACTCCAATAAAGCTAATAACATGGTACATTGCAAATGGGTAAATTTGCAATCCTTTTTTAATGGGAGAACTTATTTTGATATAACATTAAACAGATGCaactttatgaaaatatttagtACAGAAAAAAATCATCGCCCTTATCAGTGTTGGTGAGTGTCCGCAAGTGTGTTTAAGGAATTTAGTGAAGCAACATCACCAGTACGATGacattatacatttatattatacaaaGAAGAATTTCAGCATATCATTTAAAGAAAAGAGATGTTGGCTATTGACAAAGGAACTCACAGTGATTATATCAGATATTCCTTGGACACCTTGACGTAATACATCATCCGCAAGAAGAAAAGCATCTTGAAGTGGTGTCTGCTCATCGGCAATATCTAGCAGACGATCATTGGGAATTACTATAAGTgtgtcaacatttctctgaagTTTTTCAATTGCTTCCAGAGCCTGTCGGTCAATAAGTTCAAATTAGAAACATGAAAGACTATGGATGACAGGAGAAATAAAGCATTGCCATGAACAAAAAATCTTTATGACAAAGGAACGTAGGATTTGgcacaaaaaagaaaatcagaCAGTAATCTTGTTCAGGCTTGAGCATGTGAACATTTTCGCCTTAGAAAGCACTTGATATCCTTTAGATACATCAAGGAACACTATAAGTTTCTAGTGCATCTCAACAGTTAATCTATAAACTCGCAACCATACAACTCATGCCATCTTCACCTCACTCCCTTCCACATGAAACATGTCTCCAgtaattaaaagaaatgaaaatgcaTCTTCCTAAAAGATTTCCTactcttcttccttttttggaTACTGATACAGCTAGTTAAGCCAGAACCTCAAAAGAATTTAAAGAAATCCAATTgcttgttttttattttcttgcaaCTTTTTTTATCGTCTTGGATATCCTCATGTTTCAACCTTCTATAATTGATGTGGAGCAGAAAGATCCCCAAAAGTCCAGAAAAAGAAGTAAATCACTAGTCTCCAAGGAACTGAAAATGGGACCTGCCTGCACAGATCTTTTACGTCCTTCAAAGCTGAATGGATATGTAACAACACCAACAGTCAAATAACCTGCTTCTTTTGCTATTTGAGCCACAACAGGAGCCGCACCAGATCCTGTACCTCCACCCATTCCTGCTGTTATGAAAACCATATCTGAACCTTTCAGAGAATTTGCAATAGCTTCCTTTGACTCCTCTGCTGCCTGTTCCCCTAAAAGAGGATTGCCACCAGTACCTGCATCTCTAAAAGCGATTTACTTAACAAATCATTACGAATAAAGAAAGAGTTAACTAGCTTATCAAGAAGCATAATAATGTTGTGCTTGTTAAACCATTGAACATAAGCCTCAAAATCAATAGCAAAACAAAAGGCATCTACATCTAGAGCAAGATGTGACACCACATGATTCCATgtacataataataaagtaatacTCTGTCATTTTCTAAAGACAGGATAGAGTATAACTGTCTTAATGTTAGTTTTTCCCGAAGTTCTTTTAACAAGGTTGaatttgattaatgaaaaaaCAGCTATTATGAAAGAGTAATTTCATTATAAAGAGACAGAAGAGTGCTAACCAAGCCCACGAGTCAGAAGTTCTCCAATTTGAAGTGGGTTCTCGGCAGCAGACTGTACCAGTGCTTGAGCATCCGTGTTTATAGCATAGAAGTCAACACCCTATTTTTGGCCATGCAGCATTTAGATTTGTCATATGAAATGAAGGGATGGGATCATACAAggcatttcattttttttcagaaTAGATAATAACAAAAAGCTAACTGATCGAAAAATCCTATAGACAACAAGAAATTTCTAGCTTTCCTTTACTTTATTTTGTAAGGGATATTTCTAGCTTCTCTTCATGGCACAAATTTGTAAACCAGCACTACAAGTATACATGCAACCTTGTAATGGCATTGTATTCCAACATATGCTTTTCTGGAAGATAAAGAATTAGAAATTCGCATTAAAAGAATTAGGCAGTCAACAAAATGCCCACAAATCAATCATTAGATGGTTACAGAGAATCCAAGGGTAACCACTTTGTTGCTAAGATAAAAGGAAATCTCAAgtcaaatgaaagaagaagaTTGTTATGAGATCCTATGTTCTAAAGTAAAGGAAGTAATAGAGGGGGAGCCAGGATTTTAGGTTTACGGGTTCTGAATTTTAAGATACGACAATGACCTCAAGCTATTGTTTAACAATCACCAAACTAATGAACAAACACTGATAtttgttatattaaaaaaaaggacaaaCTCAATATCACAAACTACTTGAatactatataa
Proteins encoded in this window:
- the LOC101264035 gene encoding transcription initiation factor TFIID subunit 6-like; translated protein: MSTVPEEAIDVISQSIGISNLSPDVLPALAADVEYRIREIMQEAIKCMRHSKRTTLSTDDVDSALTLRNVEPIYGFASGDPLRFRRAAGHKDLFYIEEKDIEFKDVIEAPLPKAPLDTALFAHWLAIEGVQPAIPENPPLEALVPPPDNQKAEYKEDGVPVDLKVPVKHVLSRELQLYYDKITELIMNKSNSPLFKEALASLATDPGLHPLVPYFTYFVADEVARNLNNFDLLFALMRLVWSLLQNSHLHIEPYLHQSMPSVMTCLVAKRLGNKFADDHWELRDFTAKLIALICRRYGHVYHSLQPRVTKTLLHAYLDPAKALPQHYGAIQGLAALGPGVVRLLVLPNLEAYLRLLEPEMQFEKQKNEVKRHEAWRVYGALMCAAGLCMYEHFKMLPASLCQSNQTFLKSQLKVLTTLPNKRKTSMDNMVSQPPTKKLVTDGPTPMLSDSLSADIQGATDGHDTVPAVTDGDLSSSDTVLAVTDGDLSSSPQDLQNKNVTNVTKPSKREITGGQSQKTPAAPGQALKKDMDAANLLPPLFDYFGESMLFFVPSPELSFFL
- the FtsZ1 gene encoding plastid-dividing ring protein; protein product: MAILGLSNPAELASSPSSSLAFSHRLHSSFIPKQCFFTGVRRKSFCRPQRFSISSSFTPMDSAKIKVVGVGGGGNNAVNRMIGSGLQGVDFYAINTDAQALVQSAAENPLQIGELLTRGLGTGGNPLLGEQAAEESKEAIANSLKGSDMVFITAGMGGGTGSGAAPVVAQIAKEAGYLTVGVVTYPFSFEGRKRSVQALEAIEKLQRNVDTLIVIPNDRLLDIADEQTPLQDAFLLADDVLRQGVQGISDIITIPGLVNVDFADVKAVMKDSGTAMLGVGVSSSKNRAEEAAEQATLAPLIGSSIQSATGVVYNITGGKDITLQEVNRVSQVVTSLADPSANIIFGAVVDERYNGEIHVTIIATGFTQSFQKTLLSDPRGAKLIEKGAGIKENMASPVTLRSSNTPSTTSRTPTRRLFF